CAGTTTCGAACAGCTCGAGCGGATCTCCGCCGGTGCGCTCATTGATCAGCCCGAACGCGTCGGACAGGATCCGTTGCGCTGTGGACTTCTTGCCGTGCTGCATCAGGCGCACCACCATCATCGTGGCGAGGCGGCTGTTGAACTGCGGATCGGGAAGAATCGGGCGCTTTTCAGCGGCGTTGCGGCGGGACATTAGGGATCAGAACGTTGTGGGAATGAGGAAGAAACCGGTGATCACTCCTTGGGAGCCTTGGCGCCGTACTTGGAGCGGGACTGACGCCGGTCTTTCACGCCAGCTGTATCCAGGGTTCCGCGAATGATGTGATAGCGGACGCCAGGGAGGTCCTTGACACGACCACCACGGATCAACACGACCGAGTGCTCCTGCAGGTTGTGACCGACGCCACCGATATAAGCCGTGACTTCAAAGCCGGATGTCAGGCGCACACGAGCCACCTTGCGCAAAGCCGAATTGGGCTTTTTCGGCGTTGAGGTGTAGACGCGGGTGCAAACACCGCGACGTTCCGGACACGATTTCAGGGCCGGGGACTTTGTCTTGGCCTTGAGGCGTGAGCGCTCAGTGCGGATCAGCTGTTGGATGGTTGGCATCGATGGTCGGTGAGCGGCCGGACTCCCGACCTGATTCGACAATCGACCACGATACCGGGTGACGGTCCCACCTCAGAGGCGACTGAAGGCACTGCCACAGGCACAGGGTTCAACACCGTCGCTGCTGCGGATCAGAAATCCGCCCCCACTGAGGTCGCCGCGGTAGTCCAGACAAAGACCCTCGAGCAATTTGAGCTGCTCTGCAGGGGCGTGCAGCGTCACGCCATCGGCCCTTGCAATGGCAATACCGGCCAAATGTCCTGCTCGAATGCGCAGCACATGCTGTGCGCATTCCCCTGGAGTGACGTCGAGATGCATCTGCCCGGGTGTTCCCGCCACGGCAGCCTGACGACCTAGCTCGGCAGCAGCGGCAGCGGTCAGCCGCAAATTGGCAGCCATGCTCAGTTTCTTGGGTTCCCCACTGTCGCAGGTCTCAGAGGGGGATGAGCCCCAGTCCGTTATGAACTCTCGGGGTGCTGCCACGACCGTTCATCACGGTTTGACCTGCCACCACGAGGGTTGTCGAACTGCCGCCATCCATATTCAACGCATCACGCAGGCCCAGTTGTTGGGCTGCCAGTGCTGTTTCCACAAGCGTGGGATCACTGCCAGAGGCACCACGCAGGGTCATTAGCCATTGACCGCTCTGCCCTTGGGCAACCACGGTCCGCGGTGCCGCCAAGCTCATGAAGCCGGGACTAAAGCCTTCTTGGCGTCCATTCAGAACCACACGCCCGTTCTGCATCAGGAGTGGACCGCCGCCCAGCACATTCGGCTGTTGGGCGAGGGATGAGCTCGCCCGTGATCTCACCAGGATCCGATCGCCAGGTCGCGCTGGTAGTGGGGTGCGCCCGCGAGCTACCACCAACTCAGCGTCCTGTGGGATGGAAATCCCGCGCTGCAGGTTGGTTTGCTCGAACGTTGCCTCGACGCGGCCACCGCGAATCAAGAGTGCTTCCTCTTCACCGCTCAAGGCCTGGTAGCGGGGGCCCCAGGCCGGTGTGTAAAGGCTCAGTCCTTTTTGGACGTAGCCGCTGTTGATCGTGTTGATGTCCCAGCGCCGACCGTTGTTCACCTGCAACGTTTGGTCCAGGCGAAGTCGGCCGAACTGCAGATCTCCTGACGATCCCCAAGCGATGACGCCTCGGTTCAGGATCGGTCCCGACAGCCAGACCCCCTCGCGCCGCAGGGCTCCCAGGGGGAGTTGATTGATCCGGTTGAAAAACCCTCCGTTCACGGCGACCAGCGCCCCTGCGGGTTGAGAAAGCTGCGGAAGAAATTGCAGGCCCTGTTGCTGTTCGGTCTTGGCCAGGGGCTGCAGGGTGATCCCGAGGCGGCTCAGGTCACCGCCCGCACGAAACACCTGGATGGGTTTCACCCCCACCTTGATCGTGCGTTTCTCCAGCACAAAGCCACGCCTGAGCAACGCGGCAACAGTTGGATTGCTTAAGGGCAGGCGTGCGCTTGGGGGTTGGCGGCGGCCGCCGACCCGCACACCGTCCAGCACCAATCGCCAGGGAGATGACAGGCTCAAGCTCCGTAGCTTTGTGGCTTGTCCCTGCAGCACAAGGCCGCCGTCACGACGCTGCTGGGGAGCGAGCCCCCAGGCTTTGAGCTGACGTTTCTGTGACGGCGAGACCTTGAGCTCCAGCAACAGGTCACCGTTCAGCTGCTGCACCAAGGCGGGTCCGTTCAGATCAAGCACCAAACGATCTGCTGTTGAACCCTTGCCGCGGCGCAGGTTGTTCACGGTTGGGGTGGGCAGCCGAAGCGTCAGGCTGCTTCCGTTCACTTGGGTGGTAACACCGATCTCGGTTAGCCAGTCGCTCACTTCGAGACCGACTTCATCCCCGAGCGAACGGGTCTCTAGCGAAGCCAGGGCGACGGTTCGACCGAACCATTCCAGTGCCTCTCCGTCGATGCGCGCCACGCGCCTGAAACCCAGCCGGGATTCCAGGAGCTCCAAGGGCAGCCAGAGTTCCTCTGTTGCTGTGTTGCTGCCCCTCCAAAGCCAAACCGCTTTACTGCGCTCTCGGCCGATGAGGACTTCATCACCCCTTTGCTTCGGCACAGCGCGAAGCTCAGGCGGTGGCGCGGGCGGTGGCGCGGAAAGTTGGGCAAAGGCCAGCATGAAATGCCTTGGCGGTGAGGCGCCTGCCTAGGATCGTTCCTCGAGATGGTTTCTGCAGAGCTCGAAGCTGCAGACCCATGCGACCGTCCGGTTGAGTTCCCTATGTCTGAAGCCATCCGTTCCGCTGTCTGGCCTTACTGCGACAGCCCTGCACCCGAGGTTGTTGCGGGTGAGAAGGATGCTTGTGGCGTGGGATTCCTGGCCCAGCTGCAGGGACAGGCCAGCCATTGGGTGTTGGAGCAAGCCCTGCGTGGTTTGGGATGCATGGAGCATCGAGGCGGTTGTGGGGGAGATGGAGACTCCGGCGATGGCGCAGGGGTGTTGTGTGAAATCCCCTGGACGTTCTTGAAAGCCGTCTGGCCGGAGGCGGATGCAGCTCGTGGCCTCGGGATGATGTTCATGCCGACCGATGCCACCCGTCGTGCCGAGGTCCGAGGCCTTTGTGATGACGAGGCCAAGGCGCTGGGCTTGCAACCCCTGGGTTGGCGAACTGTCCCCGTGAACTCTGCGGTGCTCGGCCCCCTGGCACGCGCCACGGCTCCCGTCATTGAGCAGTGGGTACTCAACGGCGATGCGGACGACGCAGGGTTTGATGGGCAGCTGCTCCGGTTGCGTCGGCGGATTGGCGCCCGTGTGCGGGCTGCGCTTGGCGCCGAGGTGGCGCAGGACGTTTATGTCGCTTCCCTGAGCAGCCGGACGGTTGTCTACAAGGGGATGGTCCGATCCGAGGTTCTGGCGCAGTACTACGCCGATTTGCAGGATCAGCGTTTTGCGGTGAGTTTTGCGGTTTATCACCGTCGATTCAGCACCAACACTTTGCCCCGCTGGCCTCTGGCGCAGCCGATGCGGCTTTTGGGTCACAACGGCGAGATCAATACGCTGCTGGGAAATCTCAACTGGGCCAAGGCGTCAGAAGCCAGCCTTGAGAACGTCTGGGGAGAGGCGGCAGACGACCTGATCCCGGTGGTGAACCCTGCATTCAGTGATTCCGCCAATCTTGACGCCACCCTGGAGCTGATGGTGCGCAGCGGTCGGTCGATCACCGACAGCCTGATTACGCTCGTGCCGGAAGCCTTTCGCAATCAGCCCGATCTCGATCGCCGTCCTGATGTGACGGCGATGTATGAATTCAACGCGGGAATTCAGGAACCCTGGGATGGCCCCGCCCTGTTGGTCTTTGCTGACGGCAAGCGGGTGGGTGCCACGCTCGACCGCAATGGGTTGCGCCCGGCGCGTTGGTGCACCACCGAAGACGGCTTCGTGATCATGGGGTCTGAGACCGGCGTGGTCGACCTCAGCGGCAAGACGATTGTTCAGAAAGGGCGCCTTGGCCCCGGCCAGATGGTGGCCGTTGATCTGGAACGCGGTGAGTTGCTCGACAACTGGTCGGTTAAGGAAGACGCGGCATGTCGATTCCCCTATGCCGATTGGTTGCAGCAGCATCGCCGCGGTGTGGCACCGCAGCCCTGGACTCAAAACCGACAGGTGGGTGAACTCGACCTGCTGCGGTTGCAGACCGCCATGGGCTTCACCGCTGAAGACTTCGATTTGATCATCGAAGACATGGCGGCCCTCGGCAAGGAGCCGACTTACTGCATGGGGGATGACATTCCTCTGGCGGTGCTTTCCGACAAGCCGCACCTGCTTTACGACTATTTCAAGCAGCGCTTCGCCCAGGTCACCAATCCACCGATTGATCCCTTGAGGGAAAAACTGGTGATGAGCCTGGAGATGCATCTTGGAGAACGCCGGCCGGCCCTGAAGCCTCAGCCGGAAGCGGCTTCAGTGATCCACCTCGAGACTCCTGTTCTGAATGAGGCGGAACTAGCGGCCATCAGTCAGCAAGGTTTGCCCGTCCAGACCGTGTCCACCCAGGTGGCAGTGGAGTCCTGCGCGGGAGGCTTTCAGAAGGCCATTGATGCGCTTTGCAGCCTTGCGGAACAGGCGGTGCGTGCCCGTGGTGCGCAGGTGCTGGTGCTCTCCGATCGGGTCGACAGCACGGGGGCGGCAGTACAGCTCACGCCGACGACGGTTGCGATGCCGGCTCTGCTGGCCGTCGGTGCGGTGCATCATCACCTCCTGCGCCAGAAGTTGCGTCTGCAGTGTTCTCTTGTGGTGGATACCGCGCAGTGCTGGAGCACCCATCACATGGCCTGCCTGATCGGCTATGGCGCCAGTGCTGTCTGCCCTTGGCTCACCTGGGAGACCACGCGCCACTGGCTGGAACATCCCAAGACCAAGAAGCGAATCGAACAGGGCAAGTTGCCAGCTCTGGATCCCGATCAGGCCCAAGCCAACGTGCGGCTGTCATTGGAGAACGGTCTGCGCAAGATCCTCTCCAAAATTGGTATCTCGTTGCTGGCCAGCTATCACGGCGCCCAGATCTTTGAAGCGATCGGTCTGGGTGCGGATGTGGTGGAGACCGCCTTCACCGGGACGACGAGCCGTGTTGCAGGCATGACGCTCGCCGAGTTGGCGAATGAAACGCTCTCGATGCATACCAAGGCCTTTCCCGAGCTCAATCGCAGCAAGCTCGAGTTCATGGGCTTTGTTCAGTACCGCAGCGGTGCCGAATACCACCGCAACAACCCCGAGCTTTCCAAGGCGCTGCACAAGGCAGTGGCCCAGGGCCCTGGTTATGACCATTTCTCCACCTACCAGGCGCTGTTGGCGAATCGCCCGGTGATGGCCCTGCGGGACCTGCTGGAGTTCAAGCTGGCGTCCACCCCGGTGCCTCTCGACCAGGTGGAGAGTGTGGAGAGCATCTGCACCCGTTTCTGTACGGGGGGGATGAGCCTCGGTGCACTCTCCCGTGAAGCCCATGAAGTGCTGGCCGTGGCGATGAATCGCATCGGTGGCAAGAGCAACAGCGGTGAAGGTGGTGAAGATCCCGCCCGCTTCCAGATCCTCAAGGATGTGGATGGGGAAGGACGTTCCGCCGCATTCCCCAGCATCGGCGGGCTTCGCAATGGCGACACCGCTTGTTCGGCGATCAAGCAGGTGGCTTCAGGGCGTTTCGGTGTGACGGCTGAATATTTGCGGAGTGGCAAACAACTGGAGATCAAGGTGGCCCAGGGGGCCAAGCCCGGTGAAGGGGGGCAACTGCCAGGGCCGAAGGTCGACAAGTACATCGCCTGGCTGCGCAACAGCAAGCCAGGAGTGGCTTTGATTTCGCCGCCACCGCACCACGACATCTATTCCATCGAGGACCTGGCGCAGTTGATCCATGACCTGCACCAGGTGCATCCCGCTGCTCCTGTGAGCGTGAAGCTGGTGGCCGAGATCGGCATTGGCACCATCGCTGCGGGGGTGGCGAAGGCCAACGCGGATGTGATCCAGATCTCCGGTCACGACGGTGGCACGGGCGCATCACCTCTGAGTTCGATCAAGCACGCCGGCAGTCCATGGGAACTGGGCCTGACCGAGGTGCATCGCTCTCTGGTGGAAAACGGTCTGCGCGATCGGGTTCTGCTGCGTGCTGATGGAGGTTTGAAAACCGGCTGGGACGTCATGATCGCTGCCCTGCTCGGCGCGGAAGAGTATGGGTTCGGGTCGATCGCCATGATCGCTGAGGGTTGCGTCATGGCTCGGGTCTGCCACACCAACAATTGCCCTGTCGGGGTCGCCACGCAGAAGGAGAACCTGCGCAAGCGCTTCACTGGCGTCCCTGAGCACGTTGTCAACTTCTTTTGGTATGTCGCCGAGGAAGTGCGTCAGCTGATGAGTTTGCTCGGGGTCACCCGT
The Synechococcus sp. PROS-U-1 DNA segment above includes these coding regions:
- the rpsL gene encoding 30S ribosomal protein S12, with product MPTIQQLIRTERSRLKAKTKSPALKSCPERRGVCTRVYTSTPKKPNSALRKVARVRLTSGFEVTAYIGGVGHNLQEHSVVLIRGGRVKDLPGVRYHIIRGTLDTAGVKDRRQSRSKYGAKAPKE
- a CDS encoding AIR synthase, with the translated sequence MAANLRLTAAAAAELGRQAAVAGTPGQMHLDVTPGECAQHVLRIRAGHLAGIAIARADGVTLHAPAEQLKLLEGLCLDYRGDLSGGGFLIRSSDGVEPCACGSAFSRL
- a CDS encoding phosphodiester glycosidase family protein; the protein is MLAFAQLSAPPPAPPPELRAVPKQRGDEVLIGRERSKAVWLWRGSNTATEELWLPLELLESRLGFRRVARIDGEALEWFGRTVALASLETRSLGDEVGLEVSDWLTEIGVTTQVNGSSLTLRLPTPTVNNLRRGKGSTADRLVLDLNGPALVQQLNGDLLLELKVSPSQKRQLKAWGLAPQQRRDGGLVLQGQATKLRSLSLSSPWRLVLDGVRVGGRRQPPSARLPLSNPTVAALLRRGFVLEKRTIKVGVKPIQVFRAGGDLSRLGITLQPLAKTEQQQGLQFLPQLSQPAGALVAVNGGFFNRINQLPLGALRREGVWLSGPILNRGVIAWGSSGDLQFGRLRLDQTLQVNNGRRWDINTINSGYVQKGLSLYTPAWGPRYQALSGEEEALLIRGGRVEATFEQTNLQRGISIPQDAELVVARGRTPLPARPGDRILVRSRASSSLAQQPNVLGGGPLLMQNGRVVLNGRQEGFSPGFMSLAAPRTVVAQGQSGQWLMTLRGASGSDPTLVETALAAQQLGLRDALNMDGGSSTTLVVAGQTVMNGRGSTPRVHNGLGLIPL
- the gltB gene encoding glutamate synthase large subunit yields the protein MSEAIRSAVWPYCDSPAPEVVAGEKDACGVGFLAQLQGQASHWVLEQALRGLGCMEHRGGCGGDGDSGDGAGVLCEIPWTFLKAVWPEADAARGLGMMFMPTDATRRAEVRGLCDDEAKALGLQPLGWRTVPVNSAVLGPLARATAPVIEQWVLNGDADDAGFDGQLLRLRRRIGARVRAALGAEVAQDVYVASLSSRTVVYKGMVRSEVLAQYYADLQDQRFAVSFAVYHRRFSTNTLPRWPLAQPMRLLGHNGEINTLLGNLNWAKASEASLENVWGEAADDLIPVVNPAFSDSANLDATLELMVRSGRSITDSLITLVPEAFRNQPDLDRRPDVTAMYEFNAGIQEPWDGPALLVFADGKRVGATLDRNGLRPARWCTTEDGFVIMGSETGVVDLSGKTIVQKGRLGPGQMVAVDLERGELLDNWSVKEDAACRFPYADWLQQHRRGVAPQPWTQNRQVGELDLLRLQTAMGFTAEDFDLIIEDMAALGKEPTYCMGDDIPLAVLSDKPHLLYDYFKQRFAQVTNPPIDPLREKLVMSLEMHLGERRPALKPQPEAASVIHLETPVLNEAELAAISQQGLPVQTVSTQVAVESCAGGFQKAIDALCSLAEQAVRARGAQVLVLSDRVDSTGAAVQLTPTTVAMPALLAVGAVHHHLLRQKLRLQCSLVVDTAQCWSTHHMACLIGYGASAVCPWLTWETTRHWLEHPKTKKRIEQGKLPALDPDQAQANVRLSLENGLRKILSKIGISLLASYHGAQIFEAIGLGADVVETAFTGTTSRVAGMTLAELANETLSMHTKAFPELNRSKLEFMGFVQYRSGAEYHRNNPELSKALHKAVAQGPGYDHFSTYQALLANRPVMALRDLLEFKLASTPVPLDQVESVESICTRFCTGGMSLGALSREAHEVLAVAMNRIGGKSNSGEGGEDPARFQILKDVDGEGRSAAFPSIGGLRNGDTACSAIKQVASGRFGVTAEYLRSGKQLEIKVAQGAKPGEGGQLPGPKVDKYIAWLRNSKPGVALISPPPHHDIYSIEDLAQLIHDLHQVHPAAPVSVKLVAEIGIGTIAAGVAKANADVIQISGHDGGTGASPLSSIKHAGSPWELGLTEVHRSLVENGLRDRVLLRADGGLKTGWDVMIAALLGAEEYGFGSIAMIAEGCVMARVCHTNNCPVGVATQKENLRKRFTGVPEHVVNFFWYVAEEVRQLMSLLGVTRLHELIGRTDLLKARSVDLAKTKGVDLSSLIAPISGAADRSWLRHSDQAHGNGPILEDQLLDDVDLMAALENHGSVSRSIEIINTDRSVCARLAGEIAQRHGNRGFNGQLDLTFLGAAGQSFGAFLVQGMQVRLEGEANDYVGKGMNSGRITLVPSDGSASPGDQVILGNTCLYGATGGELFAYGRAGERFGVRNSGARTVVEGAGDHCCEYMTGGVVVVLGSTGRNIGAGMTGGVAFLLDQEGRVAPRVNPEIVEVCTITTDEQETLLKGLLQQHLDLTGSEKAADLLANWSAAKHRFKVLVPPSERAAMGLVDKQAVAA